In one Cellulomonas sp. JZ18 genomic region, the following are encoded:
- a CDS encoding Rv0909 family putative TA system antitoxin, whose translation MGIDDLKGKASDAMQGEKGEQASDAALEKGSDAASSATGGKHDEQIDKAQSAADKKVGDQ comes from the coding sequence ATGGGCATCGACGACCTCAAGGGCAAGGCGTCCGACGCGATGCAGGGCGAGAAGGGCGAGCAGGCGAGCGACGCCGCGCTCGAGAAGGGCTCCGACGCCGCGTCGTCCGCCACCGGCGGCAAGCACGACGAGCAGATCGACAAGGCGCAGTCGGCCGCCGACAAGAAGGTCGGCGACCAGTGA
- a CDS encoding amino-acid N-acetyltransferase: MSAPQVVVRPALPADVRAIRALVEPYAAQRILLAKEWVGYYESVQEFVVAQAGDEVVGCGALHVMWEDLAEIRTLAVDERWRGRAVGHALLDTLVDRARGLGLRRVFCLTFEVDFFRRHGFRAIDGTPVAQEVYAELLRSHDDGVAEFLDLARVKPNTLGNTRMLLDLAGEDAAG, from the coding sequence GTGAGCGCTCCCCAGGTCGTCGTGCGGCCGGCCCTGCCCGCGGACGTCCGGGCGATCCGCGCCCTGGTCGAGCCCTACGCCGCGCAGCGGATCCTGCTGGCCAAGGAGTGGGTCGGCTACTACGAGTCGGTGCAGGAGTTCGTCGTCGCGCAGGCCGGCGACGAGGTCGTCGGGTGCGGTGCGCTGCACGTGATGTGGGAGGACCTCGCGGAGATCCGCACGCTCGCGGTGGACGAGCGGTGGCGCGGCCGCGCGGTCGGCCACGCCCTGCTCGACACGCTCGTGGACCGCGCGCGCGGGCTCGGGCTGCGCCGCGTCTTCTGCCTGACGTTCGAGGTCGACTTCTTCCGCCGGCACGGGTTCCGGGCCATCGACGGGACGCCCGTGGCGCAGGAGGTGTACGCCGAGCTGCTGCGCTCGCACGACGACGGCGTCGCCGAGTTCCTCGACCTCGCCCGGGTCAAGCCGAACACGCTCGGCAACACGCGCATGCTGCTCGACCTCGCGGGGGAGGACGCCGCCGGCTGA
- a CDS encoding SDR family oxidoreductase, translating into MSAQPDATEGARPRRVLVTGSDSGIGKATAVALADGAEHVTITWHEDEAGARSTAEEVEAAGAQAHVVYLDLGDPQAAAPVVDEAIRAMGGVDAAVLNAGTGTSTLLLDTTFEDWRHVLSVDLDGAFVCLQAAARHMVEQGTGGRVVAITSVHEHAPRVGSGAYCAAKGGLGLLVQVAALELAEHGITVNAVAPGEIATPMTGQEDETPLEGKHRPGIPVARPGDAREIAAVVRFLCGPEAGYVTGASWPVDGGMLRMGPMAGSHMTSDDWRRP; encoded by the coding sequence ATGAGCGCGCAGCCCGACGCCACCGAGGGCGCACGCCCGCGGCGCGTCCTTGTCACCGGCTCGGACTCGGGCATCGGCAAGGCCACCGCGGTCGCGCTCGCGGACGGCGCCGAGCACGTGACGATCACGTGGCACGAGGACGAGGCGGGCGCGCGGTCCACCGCCGAGGAGGTCGAGGCGGCCGGTGCGCAGGCGCACGTGGTGTACCTCGACCTCGGCGACCCGCAGGCGGCCGCACCCGTGGTGGACGAGGCGATCCGGGCGATGGGCGGGGTCGACGCGGCGGTGCTGAACGCGGGCACGGGCACCTCCACGCTGCTGCTGGACACGACGTTCGAGGACTGGCGGCACGTGCTGTCCGTCGACCTCGACGGCGCGTTCGTCTGCCTGCAGGCCGCGGCGCGGCACATGGTCGAGCAGGGCACGGGCGGACGGGTCGTCGCGATCACGAGCGTGCACGAGCACGCGCCCCGCGTCGGCTCGGGCGCGTACTGCGCCGCCAAGGGCGGTCTGGGGCTGCTCGTGCAGGTGGCGGCCCTCGAGCTCGCCGAGCACGGCATCACGGTCAACGCGGTCGCGCCCGGCGAGATCGCGACGCCCATGACGGGCCAGGAGGACGAGACGCCCCTGGAGGGCAAGCACCGGCCGGGCATCCCCGTGGCGCGTCCGGGCGACGCGCGCGAGATCGCCGCGGTCGTCCGCTTCCTGTGCGGCCCCGAGGCGGGGTACGTCACCGGGGCGTCCTGGCCGGTGGACGGCGGGATGCTGCGGATGGGCCCGATGGCCGGCTCGCACATGACGTCGGACGACTGGCGCCGCCCCTGA
- a CDS encoding DUF1778 domain-containing protein produces MSWDEVFGPRTARLHMRLTEDGLALLRQAARLREQDLTSFVLGPALDAAREVVRRDQQARLQMATIARDPLRYVRDPRLPEDPGLAALVLA; encoded by the coding sequence ATGAGCTGGGACGAGGTGTTCGGGCCGCGCACCGCCCGCCTGCACATGCGGTTGACCGAGGACGGCCTGGCGCTGCTGCGGCAGGCCGCACGGCTGCGGGAGCAGGACCTCACCTCGTTCGTGCTCGGGCCCGCGCTCGACGCGGCACGCGAGGTCGTGCGGCGCGACCAGCAGGCGCGGCTGCAGATGGCCACCATCGCCCGGGACCCCCTGCGGTACGTGCGCGACCCCCGGCTGCCGGAGGATCCCGGCCTCGCCGCCCTCGTCCTCGCCTAG
- a CDS encoding glycerol-3-phosphate dehydrogenase/oxidase codes for MRTAPLTVQARQDALEALRRTSERDSELDVLVVGGGVTGAGIALDAVTRGLSTGVVEAQDWASGTSSRSSKLVHGGLRYLQMLDFHLVREALTERDLLITRLAPHLVKPVSFLYPLENRVWERAYVGAGVALYDTLASVSGGRRAMPIHRHLTRKGMERLFPDLRHDAAVGAVRYWDASVDDARLVETLVRTAVSYGAHAASRTQLVRLHTTSGGAVTGAELVDLETGEHLDVRARNVINATGVWTEKTEALAETEGGLRVLASKGIHIVVPRSRIEGNTGLILQTEKSVLFIIPWSRYWVIGTTDTPYEQDLVHPVATSADIDYVIEHANQVLARPISREDVIGTWAGLRPLLQPGTKEGTSSAKVSREHTVASPTPGLTVIAGGKLTTYRVMAKDAVDFAIGSRATTLPSITDDVPLVGAEGLRVVQRQARAIAARYGWDRPRMDHLLHRYGSLIHELTDMIDERPELAEPLRNAPAYIGAEVLYAVTHEGALHLDDVLMHRTRLNYEQADKGVGALEEIADLIGPVLGWDDATREREIAAYRARAEAEDAAAAEPDDESAERARLAAQDITPLLPIGGEVDPGTKPGSPSGRGTAAPYGT; via the coding sequence ATGAGAACCGCACCCCTGACGGTGCAGGCACGGCAGGACGCCCTCGAGGCGCTGCGGCGCACCTCGGAGCGCGACAGCGAGCTCGACGTGCTGGTGGTCGGCGGTGGTGTGACGGGTGCGGGCATCGCGCTCGACGCGGTCACACGCGGCCTGTCCACCGGCGTCGTGGAGGCCCAGGACTGGGCCAGCGGCACCTCCAGCCGCTCGAGCAAGCTCGTCCACGGCGGGCTGCGCTACCTGCAGATGCTCGACTTCCACCTCGTGCGCGAGGCGCTGACCGAGCGCGACCTGCTCATCACGCGCCTGGCCCCGCACCTCGTGAAGCCCGTGAGCTTCCTGTACCCGCTGGAGAACCGGGTCTGGGAGCGCGCGTACGTGGGCGCGGGCGTCGCGCTGTACGACACGCTCGCGTCCGTCTCCGGCGGGCGCCGCGCCATGCCGATCCACCGGCACCTGACCCGCAAGGGCATGGAGCGCCTGTTCCCCGACCTGCGGCACGACGCCGCCGTGGGCGCGGTCCGGTACTGGGACGCGAGCGTCGACGACGCGCGGCTGGTCGAGACGCTGGTCCGCACGGCCGTCTCGTACGGGGCGCACGCCGCCTCGCGCACCCAGCTCGTGCGCCTGCACACCACCAGCGGCGGCGCGGTCACGGGTGCCGAGCTGGTCGACCTGGAGACGGGCGAGCACCTCGACGTCCGCGCGCGCAACGTCATCAACGCCACCGGCGTGTGGACGGAGAAGACGGAGGCCCTCGCCGAGACCGAGGGCGGGCTGCGCGTGCTCGCGTCGAAGGGCATCCACATCGTGGTGCCGCGCTCGCGCATCGAGGGCAACACGGGGCTGATCCTGCAGACCGAGAAGTCGGTCCTGTTCATCATCCCGTGGTCCCGCTACTGGGTGATCGGCACGACGGACACCCCGTACGAGCAGGACCTCGTGCACCCCGTCGCGACGAGCGCCGACATCGACTACGTCATCGAGCACGCGAACCAGGTGCTGGCACGGCCGATCTCGCGCGAGGACGTCATCGGCACGTGGGCCGGCCTGCGTCCCCTGCTGCAGCCGGGGACGAAGGAGGGCACCTCGTCGGCGAAGGTGTCGCGCGAGCACACCGTCGCCTCCCCCACCCCCGGCCTGACGGTCATCGCCGGCGGCAAGCTCACCACCTACCGGGTCATGGCGAAGGACGCCGTCGACTTCGCGATCGGCTCGCGCGCCACGACGCTGCCGTCGATCACGGACGACGTGCCGCTCGTCGGCGCGGAGGGGCTGCGCGTCGTGCAGCGCCAGGCCCGCGCGATCGCGGCGCGCTACGGCTGGGACCGCCCGCGCATGGACCACCTGCTGCACCGGTACGGGTCCCTGATCCACGAGCTCACGGACATGATCGACGAGCGTCCCGAGCTGGCGGAGCCGCTGCGCAACGCCCCCGCGTACATCGGGGCGGAGGTCCTGTACGCGGTCACGCACGAGGGTGCGCTGCACCTCGACGACGTCCTCATGCACCGCACGCGGCTCAACTACGAGCAGGCGGACAAGGGCGTCGGCGCGCTGGAGGAGATCGCGGACCTCATCGGTCCCGTCCTCGGCTGGGACGACGCGACGCGCGAGCGCGAGATCGCGGCGTACCGCGCGCGTGCGGAGGCGGAGGACGCCGCCGCCGCCGAGCCGGACGACGAGTCCGCCGAGCGCGCACGGCTCGCCGCGCAGGACATCACGCCGCTCCTGCCGATCGGGGGCGAGGTCGACCCGGGCACGAAGCCGGGCTCCCCCTCCGGACGGGGCACCGCCGCGCCGTACGGCACCTGA
- the glpK gene encoding glycerol kinase GlpK codes for MSEQYVIAIDQGTTSTRAIVFDHSGQIVSSGQKEHEQIFPRAGWVEHDAAEIWTNTREVVALALTRANLTYRDIAAVGITNQRETAVVWDRETGQPVYNAIVWQDTRTQKICDELAALGGGAERYKDRVGLPLATYFSGPKIRWILDNVEGAREKAEAGRLAFGNTDAWLLWNMTGGTDGGVHVTDVTNASRTMLMNVDSLTWNEEIAAEMGIPVSMLPEIRSSSEVYGTGRQGGMVPGVPIAGILGDQQAATFGQACFDVGNAKNTYGTGNFMLINTGTQPVPSKNGLLTTVAYKIGDRDAVYALEGSIAVTGSLVQWLRDNLGIISSAPEIERLASTVEDNGGAYFVPAFSGLFAPYWRSDARGALVGLTRYVNKGHIARAALEATAFQTREVLDAMNADSGVDLTELKVDGGMVANDALMQFQADILGVPVIRPKVAETTALGAAYAAGIAVGFWSGEQDVVDNWAEDKRWEPSMDADERDRQYRLWKKAVTRTFDWVDDDVR; via the coding sequence ATGTCCGAGCAGTACGTCATCGCCATCGACCAGGGCACGACGAGCACGCGCGCGATCGTCTTCGACCACTCCGGCCAGATCGTCTCCAGCGGCCAGAAGGAGCACGAGCAGATCTTCCCGAGGGCCGGGTGGGTCGAGCACGACGCGGCGGAGATCTGGACCAACACCCGCGAGGTCGTCGCCCTCGCGCTCACCCGCGCCAACCTCACCTACCGCGACATCGCCGCCGTCGGCATCACGAACCAGCGCGAGACCGCGGTCGTGTGGGACCGCGAGACCGGGCAGCCCGTCTACAACGCGATCGTCTGGCAGGACACCCGGACGCAGAAGATCTGCGACGAGCTGGCCGCGCTCGGCGGCGGTGCCGAGCGGTACAAGGACCGCGTCGGCCTGCCGCTGGCCACGTACTTCTCCGGCCCGAAGATCCGCTGGATCCTCGACAACGTCGAGGGCGCGCGGGAGAAGGCGGAGGCGGGCCGGCTCGCGTTCGGCAACACCGACGCGTGGCTGCTGTGGAACATGACGGGCGGCACCGACGGCGGCGTGCACGTCACGGACGTGACGAACGCGTCGCGGACGATGCTCATGAACGTCGACTCGCTCACCTGGAACGAGGAGATCGCCGCCGAGATGGGGATCCCCGTCTCGATGCTGCCGGAGATCCGCTCGTCGTCCGAGGTGTACGGGACCGGCCGCCAGGGCGGCATGGTGCCGGGCGTGCCGATCGCGGGCATCCTCGGCGACCAGCAGGCCGCGACGTTCGGCCAGGCGTGCTTCGACGTCGGCAACGCGAAGAACACGTACGGCACCGGCAACTTCATGCTCATCAACACCGGCACGCAGCCGGTGCCGAGCAAGAACGGCCTGCTCACCACGGTCGCGTACAAGATCGGCGACCGGGACGCGGTGTACGCGCTCGAGGGGTCGATCGCCGTGACGGGGTCGCTCGTGCAGTGGCTGCGCGACAACCTGGGCATCATCTCGTCGGCCCCGGAGATCGAGCGGCTCGCCTCGACGGTCGAGGACAACGGCGGCGCGTACTTCGTCCCCGCGTTCTCGGGCCTGTTCGCGCCGTACTGGCGCTCCGACGCCCGCGGCGCGCTGGTCGGCCTGACGCGGTACGTGAACAAGGGGCACATCGCCCGGGCGGCCCTGGAGGCGACGGCGTTCCAGACCCGCGAGGTGCTCGACGCCATGAACGCGGACTCCGGCGTCGACCTCACCGAGCTCAAGGTGGACGGCGGCATGGTCGCGAACGACGCGCTCATGCAGTTCCAGGCGGACATCCTCGGCGTGCCGGTGATCCGGCCGAAGGTCGCGGAGACGACCGCGCTCGGCGCCGCGTACGCGGCCGGCATCGCCGTGGGCTTCTGGTCCGGCGAGCAGGACGTCGTGGACAACTGGGCCGAGGACAAGCGGTGGGAGCCGTCGATGGACGCCGACGAGCGCGACCGTCAATACCGCCTGTGGAAGAAGGCGGTCACCCGCACGTTCGACTGGGTCGACGACGACGTGCGCTGA
- a CDS encoding MIP/aquaporin family protein: MAEAFVSEIIGTGMLLLLGAGVVANVILPRTKGFGGGWLLINFGWGLAVFAGVFAAFKSGAHLNPAVTAGLWTSGAEEFAPGVEANAGNALLYVVAQLIGAFLGATLAFLAYKKHFDMDADPAVKLGVFSTGPELRSYSWNFVTEVLGTFVLVFIVLAFGSTPSELGPLAVALLVVGIGASLGGPTGYAINPARDLGPRIAHAVLPIRGKGSSDWSYAWVPVAGPLVGGVLAGLVAQAYIG, encoded by the coding sequence ATGGCGGAGGCGTTCGTCTCCGAGATCATCGGGACGGGGATGCTCCTCCTGCTCGGTGCCGGTGTGGTCGCGAACGTGATCCTGCCGCGCACGAAGGGCTTCGGCGGGGGCTGGCTGCTGATCAACTTCGGGTGGGGCCTCGCGGTGTTCGCGGGCGTCTTCGCCGCGTTCAAGTCGGGCGCGCACCTGAACCCCGCGGTGACCGCCGGCCTGTGGACCAGCGGGGCGGAGGAGTTCGCGCCGGGGGTCGAGGCGAACGCGGGGAACGCGCTGCTGTACGTCGTGGCCCAGCTGATCGGTGCGTTCCTCGGCGCCACCCTCGCCTTCCTCGCGTACAAGAAGCACTTCGACATGGACGCGGACCCGGCGGTGAAGCTGGGCGTGTTCTCCACCGGCCCCGAGCTGCGGTCGTACTCCTGGAACTTCGTCACCGAGGTCCTCGGCACGTTCGTGCTCGTGTTCATCGTCCTGGCGTTCGGCAGCACGCCGTCCGAGCTCGGCCCGCTGGCCGTCGCGCTCCTCGTGGTCGGCATCGGCGCCAGCCTCGGCGGCCCCACGGGCTACGCCATCAACCCGGCCCGTGACCTCGGCCCGCGCATCGCGCACGCCGTGCTGCCGATCCGCGGCAAGGGCAGCAGCGACTGGTCCTACGCGTGGGTGCCGGTCGCCGGCCCCCTGGTCGGCGGCGTCCTCGCCGGCCTGGTCGCGCAGGCCTACATCGGCTGA
- a CDS encoding exodeoxyribonuclease III, which produces MRVASWNINSVRARCERAVAFLERSGVDVLALQETKVKDEAFPREPFEALGYEVATHGYSQWNGLAIVSRVGIADVETSFPGQPAWGDPPVVEARALGATCGGVRVWSLYVPNGREIGDPHYTYKLEWLAALRDAAQKWLVDDPAAQTALVGDWNIAPLDTDVWDIERFAGRTHVTPAERDAFRAFAEAGWTEVTRTHVPAEHTYTYWDYQQLRFPRNEGMRIDHAITTPALAARVTDVTFVRDERKGRQPSDHVPVVLEIAD; this is translated from the coding sequence GTGCGGGTGGCTTCCTGGAACATCAACTCGGTGCGGGCGCGGTGCGAGCGCGCGGTCGCCTTCCTCGAGCGGTCGGGCGTGGACGTGCTCGCGCTGCAGGAGACGAAGGTCAAGGACGAGGCGTTCCCGCGGGAGCCGTTCGAGGCCCTCGGGTACGAGGTCGCCACGCACGGGTACTCGCAGTGGAACGGCCTGGCGATCGTCTCGCGCGTGGGGATCGCCGACGTCGAGACGTCCTTCCCCGGGCAGCCCGCGTGGGGCGACCCGCCCGTGGTCGAGGCGCGCGCGCTGGGCGCGACCTGCGGCGGCGTGCGGGTGTGGAGCCTGTACGTGCCGAACGGCCGCGAGATCGGCGACCCGCACTACACGTACAAGCTCGAGTGGCTCGCGGCCCTGCGCGACGCGGCGCAGAAGTGGCTCGTCGACGACCCGGCCGCGCAGACCGCGCTCGTCGGCGACTGGAACATCGCCCCGCTCGACACCGACGTGTGGGACATCGAGCGGTTCGCCGGCCGCACGCACGTGACGCCCGCCGAACGTGACGCGTTCCGCGCGTTCGCCGAGGCCGGGTGGACCGAGGTCACCCGCACGCACGTGCCCGCCGAGCACACGTACACGTACTGGGACTACCAGCAGCTGCGCTTCCCGCGGAACGAGGGCATGCGGATCGACCACGCGATCACGACCCCCGCGCTCGCCGCGCGGGTCACGGACGTGACGTTCGTGCGCGACGAGCGCAAGGGCAGGCAGCCCTCCGACCACGTGCCCGTCGTCCTCGAGATCGCGGACTGA
- a CDS encoding sugar-binding transcriptional regulator: MYVEREQDVLRAASMYYLQDLKMEVIARHLGTSRSTVSRLIKRARETGLVEITLRPASTRAPGLGRSIASTFGIETYVVPVPDSAGTVERLDQVAMTAARLLASWFDSDMVMGVAWGTTIAAVSRYLAPKPTRGSAVVQLNGAANMRTSGVEYASDLISSFGSAFGAAVHHFSVPAFFDYPDTKAAMWRERSVRRVLDMQRRADIAVFSAGAVAGAVPSHVYSAGYLDDADVRLLHDEGVVGDVCTVFLRADGSWQDVSLNERATGPSPDELQRIPRRVCVVAGDNKVAPLLAALRAEVVTDLVVDELTATALVDAAAGGHRADRRRRTV; the protein is encoded by the coding sequence ATGTACGTGGAGCGGGAGCAGGACGTGCTGCGCGCAGCGTCGATGTACTACCTGCAGGACCTCAAGATGGAGGTCATCGCGCGGCACCTCGGCACGTCGCGCTCGACCGTCTCGCGGCTCATCAAGCGGGCCCGCGAGACCGGGCTCGTCGAGATCACGCTGCGTCCCGCGAGCACCCGTGCACCCGGCCTCGGCCGGTCGATCGCGTCGACGTTCGGCATCGAGACGTACGTCGTCCCCGTGCCTGACTCCGCCGGCACCGTCGAGCGCCTCGACCAGGTCGCGATGACCGCCGCGCGCCTGCTCGCCTCGTGGTTCGACTCCGACATGGTCATGGGCGTCGCCTGGGGGACGACGATCGCCGCGGTCTCGCGCTACCTCGCGCCCAAGCCCACGCGCGGGTCCGCGGTCGTGCAGCTCAACGGGGCGGCGAACATGCGCACGTCCGGCGTGGAGTACGCGAGCGACCTCATCTCCTCCTTCGGCTCCGCCTTCGGTGCCGCCGTGCACCACTTCTCCGTGCCCGCGTTCTTCGACTACCCCGACACCAAGGCCGCCATGTGGCGCGAGCGGTCGGTGCGCCGCGTGCTCGACATGCAACGACGTGCGGACATCGCCGTGTTCTCCGCCGGCGCGGTCGCGGGCGCCGTGCCGTCCCACGTGTACTCCGCGGGGTACCTCGACGACGCCGACGTGCGGCTCCTGCACGACGAGGGCGTCGTCGGCGACGTCTGCACCGTGTTCCTGCGCGCCGACGGCTCCTGGCAGGACGTCTCCCTGAACGAACGTGCGACCGGCCCCAGCCCCGACGAGCTGCAGCGCATCCCCCGGCGGGTCTGCGTCGTCGCCGGCGACAACAAGGTTGCGCCGCTGCTCGCGGCGCTGCGGGCCGAGGTCGTCACGGACCTCGTCGTCGACGAGCTCACCGCGACCGCCCTCGTCGACGCCGCCGCCGGCGGACACCGCGCGGACCGGCGCCGCCGGACTGTCTAG
- a CDS encoding A/G-specific adenine glycosylase — translation MHAPDAPAPDALRAPVLAWFDAHARDLPWRSADRTPWGVLVSEVMLQQTPVARVEPAWRAWMARWPGPADLAAAPTGDVLRAWDRLGYPRRALRLQECARAVVERHGGDLPADEAQLRALPGVGAYTAAAVLAFAFGRRSVVLDTNVRRVLARTVAGEALPAPAQTVAETRLAASYVPDDDATAARWAAASMELGALVCTARSPRCDACPVRELCRWVAAGRPGDVHAHRRRTQPFTGTDRQVRGRVMALLREALGPVPASAVDAVWPDAAQLVRCVDALVADGLVVRVPAASVDDAPTYRLPH, via the coding sequence GTGCACGCGCCCGACGCCCCCGCCCCCGACGCGCTGCGGGCCCCCGTGCTCGCGTGGTTCGACGCGCACGCGCGGGACCTGCCGTGGCGCTCGGCGGACCGCACGCCGTGGGGCGTGCTCGTCAGCGAGGTGATGCTGCAGCAGACGCCGGTCGCGCGGGTGGAGCCTGCGTGGCGCGCGTGGATGGCGCGCTGGCCCGGCCCCGCGGACCTGGCGGCCGCCCCCACGGGGGACGTGCTGCGGGCGTGGGACCGGCTCGGCTACCCCCGCCGTGCGCTGCGCCTGCAGGAGTGCGCGCGAGCGGTCGTCGAGCGGCACGGCGGCGACCTGCCCGCCGACGAGGCCCAGCTGCGGGCGCTGCCCGGCGTCGGCGCGTACACGGCCGCGGCCGTGCTGGCGTTCGCGTTCGGGCGGCGGTCCGTGGTGCTCGACACGAACGTCCGCCGCGTGCTGGCGCGCACGGTCGCCGGCGAGGCGCTGCCCGCACCCGCGCAGACCGTGGCCGAGACACGGCTGGCGGCGTCCTACGTGCCGGACGACGACGCGACCGCCGCCCGCTGGGCCGCCGCGTCGATGGAGCTCGGCGCGCTCGTCTGCACCGCCCGCAGCCCGCGCTGCGACGCGTGCCCGGTGCGCGAGCTGTGCCGGTGGGTGGCCGCGGGACGTCCCGGCGACGTGCACGCGCACCGCCGCCGCACGCAGCCGTTCACCGGCACGGACCGGCAGGTGCGCGGGCGCGTCATGGCGCTGCTGCGCGAGGCCCTCGGCCCGGTGCCCGCGAGCGCGGTGGACGCGGTGTGGCCGGACGCGGCGCAGCTCGTCCGCTGCGTCGACGCGCTCGTCGCGGACGGCCTGGTGGTGCGGGTCCCGGCGGCCTCGGTCGACGACGCGCCGACGTACCGCCTGCCGCACTGA